A genomic segment from Pseudalkalibacillus hwajinpoensis encodes:
- a CDS encoding glycoside hydrolase family 97 catalytic domain-containing protein: MIRKSITLFVMLSILFSFSATMVWADGSSASVGSPNGKIDLTFNLNENGEPQYQLSHEKVQLVEPSSLGFQFKGQDPLNSNFEIVDTATETFNESWEPVWGEKDTIKNHFNQLTVYLQEKEFPHRKMNLVFRAYDDGIGFRYVLPKQENLDENLQITSEDTEFKFSSNNTSWWIPNDWDSYEYNYNQTPLSEVEEVSTPFTMKTPEGIHMTVHEAELVDYSGMALQAVEGEKNTFKSILAPWPDSNVKVKKDTLPVETPWRTIEIGEDAGDLVESDMILNLNEPSKIEDTSWIEPMKYVGVWWEMISGKSTWASGEKHGATTENAKRYIDFANQYLDTENQNIGLLVEGWNIGWDGNWIENGDQFSFTKPYPDYDLEEVVQYSKDRNVSYIMHNETSGDILNYEEQMDEAYRLYQQMGIHAIKSGYVADNGMHNPEGQKHHGQYMVNHYNQAVKKAAEHQIMINTHEPIKSTGLERTYPNWMSREGVMGMEYAAFGDQNNPPEHDTILPFTRMMAGPIDFTPGIFDVEISHADTRVHTTRAKQLAMYVTISSGTQMAADLPENYKDEDGQILPEFKFIKDVPVTWDDIMVPNAAIGDYATVVRRSGDEFYIGSITDEQARDLDVDLDFLDKGKKYVAEIYSDAHDADLEQNPEAVSIQKVIVSHKDTLVASMATGGGQAVRMYPASKEERKELPKYKDPKLKLSYQHVPEAIQSNDKFQITVEAENKSEVVTGKTVQLMVDGEQVAEEKIRIAPHSIKEVTLSYNKLFKPGKYKVQVDGLGVNQVEVNEKEPTFEYSNLSVTADGDRIIAEATVTNYGTTSGTTTVPFTVNSEEVETNDVEVPAQAGGGTQKVTFTYDTNGKADAYTVAIGNLVPEPIAMPLINLAGSWLFQKGDNETWKSPEFDDSSWQEVNLPSSWEDHSNYFEDDTYGWYRKAIHIPEEWKGYSLKVKLGKIDDVDQTFVNGQMIGESGSFPTGEGEQGMISAWDWEREYTIPAEVIRYGEENVLSIRVFDAKNGGGLYDGPLTPIELIKEDEDNEK, from the coding sequence ATGATTAGAAAAAGTATAACCCTTTTTGTCATGCTGAGCATCCTATTTTCTTTTTCAGCCACTATGGTTTGGGCTGATGGTTCATCTGCTTCTGTAGGCTCGCCAAATGGGAAAATCGATCTAACCTTCAACCTTAATGAAAACGGGGAACCCCAATACCAGCTCTCTCATGAGAAGGTGCAATTGGTTGAGCCTTCTTCATTGGGGTTTCAATTTAAAGGCCAAGATCCATTGAACAGTAATTTTGAGATTGTGGATACCGCGACCGAAACGTTTAATGAAAGCTGGGAGCCTGTGTGGGGAGAAAAGGATACCATCAAGAACCACTTCAATCAGTTAACCGTGTATCTCCAGGAAAAAGAGTTCCCACACAGAAAAATGAATCTCGTCTTCAGAGCTTATGACGATGGAATAGGCTTTCGCTATGTGCTGCCAAAACAAGAGAACTTAGATGAGAACCTGCAAATTACTTCAGAAGATACGGAATTTAAATTTTCCAGCAATAACACGTCCTGGTGGATTCCGAATGACTGGGACAGTTACGAATACAATTACAATCAAACACCATTAAGTGAGGTGGAGGAAGTCAGCACCCCATTTACAATGAAAACACCAGAGGGTATTCACATGACGGTTCATGAAGCGGAGCTCGTCGACTACTCAGGGATGGCTTTGCAGGCGGTAGAAGGGGAAAAGAATACATTCAAAAGTATTCTTGCTCCATGGCCGGACAGCAATGTGAAAGTGAAAAAGGATACCCTTCCTGTTGAAACTCCGTGGAGAACGATTGAAATCGGTGAAGATGCCGGGGATCTAGTGGAATCGGATATGATTTTGAACCTAAATGAACCTAGTAAAATCGAGGATACCTCATGGATCGAACCGATGAAATATGTGGGTGTTTGGTGGGAAATGATCAGTGGAAAATCAACCTGGGCATCCGGAGAAAAGCATGGAGCAACCACAGAAAATGCCAAACGCTATATCGACTTTGCGAATCAATACTTAGACACTGAAAATCAAAATATCGGTCTACTAGTGGAAGGATGGAATATCGGCTGGGATGGAAATTGGATAGAAAATGGAGATCAATTTAGTTTTACGAAACCATACCCTGACTACGACTTAGAAGAAGTAGTTCAATATTCCAAAGATCGTAACGTTTCCTATATTATGCATAATGAAACATCTGGAGATATCCTCAATTATGAGGAGCAAATGGATGAAGCATACCGTTTGTATCAACAGATGGGGATACATGCGATTAAGAGTGGGTACGTTGCTGACAACGGTATGCACAATCCAGAGGGCCAAAAGCACCATGGTCAATATATGGTCAACCACTATAATCAAGCAGTCAAGAAAGCAGCAGAACACCAAATCATGATTAATACACACGAACCGATCAAATCGACAGGTCTCGAACGTACTTATCCGAACTGGATGAGTCGTGAGGGTGTCATGGGAATGGAATATGCTGCGTTTGGAGATCAAAATAACCCGCCAGAACATGATACGATTTTGCCATTTACAAGAATGATGGCTGGGCCGATCGATTTTACACCAGGTATCTTTGATGTGGAAATTTCCCACGCAGATACCAGGGTCCATACGACTCGTGCCAAACAATTAGCTATGTATGTCACGATTTCTTCTGGTACTCAAATGGCTGCGGACTTACCTGAAAACTACAAAGATGAAGATGGACAGATTTTACCAGAATTTAAGTTCATCAAAGATGTACCTGTAACGTGGGACGATATTATGGTTCCAAATGCTGCAATTGGTGATTATGCTACGGTTGTCCGCCGCAGTGGCGATGAATTTTATATCGGTAGTATTACGGATGAACAGGCGAGAGACTTGGATGTCGACCTAGACTTTTTGGATAAAGGCAAGAAGTATGTTGCGGAGATTTATTCTGACGCCCATGATGCGGACTTGGAACAAAATCCTGAAGCTGTTTCTATTCAGAAAGTGATTGTCAGCCATAAAGATACACTAGTGGCTTCCATGGCCACAGGAGGCGGACAAGCTGTACGAATGTATCCTGCTTCTAAAGAGGAAAGGAAAGAGCTTCCTAAATATAAGGATCCTAAGCTGAAACTTTCCTATCAACATGTCCCAGAAGCTATCCAATCCAATGATAAATTCCAGATAACGGTAGAAGCGGAGAATAAAAGTGAAGTCGTGACAGGTAAAACGGTCCAATTGATGGTAGATGGTGAGCAAGTAGCTGAAGAAAAGATCAGAATTGCACCTCACAGTATCAAAGAAGTGACTCTCTCATACAATAAACTATTTAAACCAGGGAAATATAAAGTTCAAGTTGATGGACTGGGTGTCAATCAAGTGGAGGTCAACGAAAAAGAACCAACCTTTGAATATAGCAACCTTTCTGTAACAGCGGATGGGGATAGAATTATAGCTGAAGCCACAGTGACCAATTATGGCACAACTTCAGGAACAACAACTGTTCCGTTTACTGTGAATAGTGAGGAAGTAGAAACAAATGATGTAGAAGTCCCCGCTCAAGCAGGCGGAGGTACTCAGAAAGTGACCTTCACCTATGATACAAATGGGAAAGCAGACGCTTATACGGTTGCCATAGGGAACTTAGTACCTGAACCTATAGCCATGCCATTAATAAATCTTGCGGGAAGCTGGCTTTTCCAAAAAGGAGATAATGAAACTTGGAAGTCTCCAGAGTTCGATGACAGTAGCTGGCAAGAGGTTAACCTTCCAAGCAGTTGGGAAGATCATTCCAATTACTTCGAAGACGACACTTATGGATGGTATCGAAAAGCGATCCATATTCCAGAAGAATGGAAAGGCTATTCGTTAAAAGTGAAGCTTGGAAAAATAGATGATGTTGATCAAACGTTTGTGAATGGTCAAATGATCGGCGAGTCTGGCAGTTTCCCGACGGGAGAAGGAGAGCAAGGAATGATCTCTGCATGGGATTGGGAGCGTGAATATACGATCCCTGCAGAAGTGATTCGCTACGGTGAAGAAAATGTTCTAAGTATCCGCGTATTTGATGCTAAGAACGGGGGTGGATTATACGATGGACCTCTGACTCCGATTGAACTAATCAAGGAAGATGAAGATAATGAGAAATAA
- a CDS encoding MFS transporter, which yields MENPPPLFRNRAFLLVWMSGLSVMLGFSMFFLSVSWFVVDVLRQPALLGIVMMSVAIPRVVMIIYGGILADKIRKSLIMFITNMLQVFVMVAMILLYNIDALQISSLIIIALVFGFLDAFFYPAVSSMIPTIVKDQELQRANSLFQGSTEIMFIIGPVIAGFLLTIGDFTLTFSVSAILIAVSTILVFPSFVRDPVTEKRINERTVLDDLKEGLNYVKNSPLHRTGTLTIVIINLFMIGPMMISFPFLVSALGGSPFELSLLEGGLAVGTFLASVVLVVWNVTLRRGRLVLFSLIVCFLFFFVFSQVETLFFLVLLAALTGFSAMFVYLPTVTMVQEKTDKNKLGRVMSIITLAASGFEPIAFGFISFLVASDLPIQTVLTYTASTGLLLGVLLIWKSTAFRNMD from the coding sequence ATGGAAAACCCACCACCACTGTTTCGAAACAGAGCTTTTCTACTTGTCTGGATGTCAGGTCTAAGCGTCATGCTGGGATTTTCGATGTTCTTTTTGTCTGTTTCCTGGTTCGTGGTAGACGTACTCAGACAGCCTGCTCTTCTTGGTATTGTTATGATGTCCGTAGCGATCCCACGTGTCGTTATGATAATTTATGGAGGAATCCTTGCAGATAAAATTCGTAAATCACTGATTATGTTTATTACAAATATGCTGCAGGTATTTGTAATGGTTGCCATGATTCTACTTTATAATATCGACGCCTTACAGATCAGTTCATTAATCATCATTGCACTCGTTTTTGGCTTTCTCGATGCCTTCTTCTACCCTGCAGTTTCTTCGATGATACCGACTATTGTGAAGGATCAGGAACTCCAGCGGGCGAACTCTTTGTTTCAAGGTTCTACAGAAATAATGTTTATTATCGGCCCAGTGATTGCCGGTTTTCTGCTCACGATCGGAGACTTCACTCTTACTTTTTCTGTTTCAGCTATCTTGATTGCTGTTTCCACGATATTGGTTTTTCCCTCTTTTGTAAGAGATCCTGTGACGGAAAAACGAATCAATGAAAGGACTGTTTTGGATGATTTAAAAGAGGGACTAAACTATGTGAAAAACTCTCCGCTGCACAGGACGGGAACCCTCACTATCGTCATTATTAATTTATTCATGATTGGTCCTATGATGATTAGCTTTCCTTTTCTTGTCAGTGCACTAGGAGGCAGTCCTTTCGAATTGAGCCTGTTAGAAGGTGGGTTGGCTGTCGGCACCTTTCTCGCAAGTGTGGTGCTCGTTGTTTGGAATGTAACACTTCGACGCGGCAGGCTGGTGCTTTTTTCCTTGATTGTATGTTTTTTATTTTTCTTTGTATTCAGCCAAGTCGAAACGCTTTTCTTTCTTGTACTGCTCGCAGCCCTTACCGGATTTTCGGCAATGTTCGTTTACCTTCCTACAGTGACGATGGTCCAGGAAAAAACGGATAAAAACAAGCTCGGTCGTGTGATGAGCATCATTACGCTTGCAGCAAGTGGTTTTGAACCAATTGCGTTCGGGTTCATTTCCTTTCTTGTAGCTTCTGATCTACCTATTCAAACAGTACTGACCTATACGGCCAGTACCGGGCTTCTCTTAGGAGTTCTGCTAATTTGGAAAAGCACTGCTTTTCGAAATATGGATTAA
- the nikA gene encoding nickel ABC transporter substrate-binding protein: MSNQINKKRFLLMFAIILILSITLLGCSSKTTESTESTSESSNMITFSWPRDVGEINPHVYNPSQMFAQSMIYEPLVSYQDGGELKPHLAESWEISEDGKEYVFNLRQGVKFSDGSSFNAEVVKKNFDTILKNKKTHGWLKFISLIDSTEVVDEHTFKFTLKEPYYPTIQELAVVRPVRFLGEAGFPESGDTSKGVAKPIGTGPWVLDEHKVDEFTIFKRNENYWGELPKVEKVKVKIIPDAETRVLAFEKGELDLLYGEGVINIDAFNQLKSTASYKSGISEPIATRMLVMNTNNENLSDIRLREALHYGFNKQAIVKGVTSGLEEKADYTLPPNMPYTSNIDVTTVNYDIEKAKQLLDEAGWKLPEGKDIREKDGKPLEIELMYNSAESIQKTMAQALQSEWAKIGVQLNLDGVELTTQVERFGENEFDMNFYSNYGAPYDPHTFVNIVATEGFGFREAISSYPNKEELLNQIAEVQQTTNEKERQQLYSSILATLQEQGAIVPISYIKQIAIYQKDVSNFTFPTNRDEHPFTGISIEE; the protein is encoded by the coding sequence ATGTCAAACCAAATAAATAAAAAACGATTTTTACTTATGTTTGCAATAATTCTTATTTTATCCATTACTTTACTAGGATGTTCAAGTAAAACTACAGAAAGTACTGAATCTACTAGTGAAAGTAGTAATATGATTACTTTTTCTTGGCCGAGGGATGTAGGTGAAATAAACCCCCATGTCTATAATCCTTCTCAAATGTTTGCTCAATCTATGATTTATGAACCTTTAGTTAGCTACCAAGATGGAGGAGAGCTAAAGCCTCATTTAGCGGAATCTTGGGAAATCTCTGAAGATGGAAAAGAATATGTATTCAACTTACGTCAAGGTGTGAAATTTTCTGATGGCTCAAGTTTTAATGCTGAGGTTGTGAAAAAGAACTTTGACACTATCTTAAAAAATAAAAAAACACATGGTTGGTTAAAATTTATTTCGTTAATTGATAGTACAGAGGTCGTAGATGAACATACATTTAAGTTTACATTAAAAGAACCATACTACCCTACAATTCAGGAGTTAGCTGTTGTTCGTCCAGTACGTTTCTTAGGAGAGGCAGGATTTCCTGAAAGTGGGGACACTTCAAAAGGTGTAGCAAAACCAATCGGAACAGGCCCATGGGTTTTGGATGAACATAAAGTAGATGAATTTACTATTTTCAAACGAAATGAAAATTACTGGGGTGAACTTCCAAAAGTAGAGAAAGTTAAAGTCAAAATCATTCCTGATGCTGAAACACGCGTTCTAGCCTTTGAAAAAGGTGAATTAGACCTTTTATATGGTGAAGGTGTTATTAATATTGATGCTTTTAACCAATTAAAATCCACAGCTTCCTATAAATCTGGTATTTCTGAACCAATAGCTACTAGAATGCTAGTTATGAATACAAATAATGAAAATCTCTCTGATATACGGTTGCGCGAAGCATTACATTATGGATTTAATAAACAAGCAATTGTTAAGGGCGTAACATCTGGGTTGGAAGAGAAGGCTGACTATACCTTACCACCTAATATGCCTTACACTTCAAATATTGATGTAACAACGGTTAATTATGATATTGAAAAAGCTAAACAATTATTAGATGAAGCAGGGTGGAAGTTACCAGAAGGGAAAGATATTCGTGAAAAAGACGGGAAACCACTTGAAATAGAGTTAATGTATAACTCTGCTGAATCCATTCAAAAAACGATGGCACAAGCATTACAATCCGAGTGGGCGAAAATAGGCGTTCAATTAAATCTTGATGGAGTTGAACTTACTACTCAAGTCGAAAGATTCGGTGAAAATGAGTTTGATATGAATTTCTATAGTAACTATGGGGCTCCATATGACCCACATACTTTCGTAAACATAGTTGCTACAGAAGGATTTGGGTTTAGAGAAGCTATTTCATCTTATCCAAATAAAGAGGAGTTACTGAACCAAATTGCTGAAGTTCAACAAACAACAAATGAGAAGGAACGTCAACAACTTTACTCATCCATTCTAGCTACACTACAAGAGCAAGGTGCAATTGTACCGATTTCTTATATTAAGCAAATAGCAATCTATCAAAAGGATGTTTCTAATTTTACATTCCCTACTAACCGGGATGAACATCCATTTACAGGTATTAGTATCGAGGAGTAA
- the nikB gene encoding nickel ABC transporter permease subunit NikB has translation MGNFILKRIMTIVPIYLLATLITFGMIHLSPVDPAEAYLAAKNIQPTDELLAQKRHEFGLDKPLLVQYINSVIQISQFDFGVSYVTSKPVWEEVSSRIPATIQLTLGSLIIAILVSIPLGFLAGIKKNSGIDHFSRFLSFFGASIPSFWFGYLLIFFFSVKLDIFPVEGIGTWKHLVLPAITLALPLIALYTRLLRASVLENLEEPYVLFARTRGIHERKIMGKHVFRMAISPMVTGLGMNLGKLMTGAIIVEAVFSWPGFGRYFIEAIFNRDVPVIQCYVLLAAGLFLISNLIVDLIHMYIDPRISGKGR, from the coding sequence ATGGGCAATTTTATTTTGAAACGAATTATGACGATCGTTCCAATTTATCTTTTAGCTACTTTGATAACATTTGGAATGATTCACTTATCACCAGTGGATCCTGCTGAGGCATACTTAGCTGCAAAAAACATCCAACCAACAGATGAGCTATTGGCCCAAAAAAGACATGAGTTTGGCTTAGATAAGCCTCTTCTTGTACAATATATAAACTCTGTTATTCAGATATCCCAATTTGACTTTGGGGTATCTTATGTAACGAGTAAACCTGTATGGGAAGAGGTATCTTCTCGAATACCAGCAACCATTCAGTTAACTTTAGGGAGCCTCATCATAGCAATCCTAGTCAGTATCCCACTTGGTTTTTTAGCAGGTATAAAGAAAAACAGTGGAATCGACCATTTTAGTCGATTTCTCTCCTTTTTCGGGGCATCCATACCTTCCTTTTGGTTTGGATATTTGTTGATTTTTTTCTTTTCTGTAAAACTTGACATATTCCCAGTAGAAGGTATAGGAACTTGGAAACATCTAGTTTTACCCGCTATAACTTTGGCTTTACCTTTAATTGCTTTATATACCCGCCTATTACGTGCCAGCGTTCTTGAAAATTTAGAAGAGCCTTATGTGCTTTTCGCCCGAACAAGAGGAATTCATGAAAGAAAAATAATGGGAAAACATGTGTTTAGAATGGCCATATCTCCTATGGTTACTGGTCTCGGAATGAATTTAGGAAAGCTGATGACAGGTGCTATCATTGTAGAGGCAGTATTTTCATGGCCAGGATTTGGACGGTATTTTATCGAGGCTATTTTTAATCGTGATGTTCCTGTTATTCAATGCTATGTATTGTTAGCTGCAGGTTTATTTCTTATAAGCAACTTAATCGTTGACCTTATTCATATGTATATTGATCCGCGTATTTCAGGAAAAGGAAGGTAG
- the nikC gene encoding nickel ABC transporter permease subunit NikC: MIASFSVLVKSQKVIILCSLILCTLLFIAIFAPWLAPNDPTLVNFAHKLQGPSLNYPLGTDHLGRCTFSRILYGARVSLGFATLIFISSLSIGLIIGLIAGYKGGWVDQALMRFADGVMAFPDLLLVLGLVGIWGAGLTQVVIALIFVQWVYYSRVIRGVVLSLKEQNYITVAKISGSSQWTIMKKHIIPNVLPPLAVMGTLEMGWAIMHLSSMSFLGLGVQPPTPEWGAMIHEGKSYIRTNPLLMVYPGLMIMLVVVTFNLLGETLSERFGIKR, from the coding sequence ATGATTGCAAGTTTTAGCGTATTAGTAAAAAGTCAAAAAGTGATTATACTATGTTCTCTAATCTTATGCACACTATTGTTTATCGCAATCTTTGCTCCGTGGCTTGCTCCTAATGACCCCACTTTAGTTAATTTTGCTCATAAACTTCAGGGCCCTTCCTTGAACTACCCATTAGGAACAGACCACTTAGGAAGATGTACGTTTTCACGTATTCTTTATGGCGCTCGCGTTTCGCTAGGATTTGCTACATTGATTTTCATTTCATCTTTAAGCATCGGTTTGATTATTGGCCTTATTGCGGGTTATAAAGGTGGTTGGGTGGATCAAGCGTTAATGAGATTTGCAGATGGTGTGATGGCATTCCCAGACCTTTTGCTAGTTCTTGGATTAGTTGGTATATGGGGAGCTGGCCTTACACAAGTCGTAATTGCATTAATTTTCGTACAATGGGTCTATTACTCAAGGGTCATTCGAGGTGTGGTTCTAAGTCTGAAAGAACAGAACTATATTACCGTAGCTAAAATAAGTGGATCTTCTCAATGGACAATTATGAAGAAACATATCATTCCTAATGTCCTTCCACCACTTGCAGTAATGGGAACATTAGAAATGGGTTGGGCTATCATGCATTTATCTTCCATGTCATTCTTAGGATTAGGTGTGCAACCCCCTACACCGGAGTGGGGAGCCATGATACACGAAGGGAAATCATATATCAGGACAAATCCATTATTAATGGTTTATCCTGGTCTAATGATTATGCTTGTAGTCGTTACCTTCAATTTATTAGGCGAGACACTATCAGAACGTTTTGGAATTAAACGTTGA
- the nikD gene encoding nickel import ATP-binding protein NikD: METKGQHILNVRDLHVKVKTNNGFATLVQDINFGIQKGKVMGLVGESGSGKTVTSMSILQLLERKEAEIQGSITLKGRELNGLKNKEMREIRGKDIAFIMQNPMNAFTPIFTIGHQFDETIRSHTSLKKKQAKELAIDMMQSVNLPDPDKLLKSYPFELSGGMLQRVMIAMAACLHPSVIIADEPTTALDLHNQLLILRLLDKIRSEYGTSILLISHDLGVISEMADDVIVMKKGRIVESANVFDLFDNPKHEYTKKLLRTRPTLYGEQQPIPHLAEVGNE, encoded by the coding sequence ATGGAAACAAAAGGGCAACATATTTTAAATGTGAGGGACTTACATGTGAAAGTAAAAACAAATAATGGTTTTGCCACACTTGTTCAAGACATTAATTTTGGAATTCAAAAAGGGAAGGTAATGGGTCTTGTTGGGGAAAGTGGTAGTGGTAAAACAGTCACAAGTATGTCTATATTACAGCTACTTGAACGGAAAGAAGCGGAAATTCAGGGTAGTATTACACTAAAAGGACGAGAATTAAATGGTTTAAAAAACAAAGAAATGCGAGAAATTCGCGGAAAAGATATTGCCTTTATCATGCAAAATCCGATGAATGCCTTTACTCCAATTTTTACGATTGGACATCAATTTGATGAAACGATTAGATCACATACCTCATTAAAGAAAAAGCAAGCAAAGGAGCTTGCGATTGATATGATGCAAAGTGTAAATTTGCCTGACCCTGATAAATTACTAAAAAGTTATCCTTTTGAATTGAGTGGAGGTATGCTTCAACGGGTGATGATTGCCATGGCTGCATGCTTACATCCCTCTGTTATTATTGCTGATGAGCCAACTACTGCACTAGATCTTCATAACCAATTATTAATACTTCGCTTATTAGACAAAATTCGCTCTGAATATGGGACATCTATTCTGCTCATTTCTCATGATCTAGGAGTGATTTCAGAAATGGCAGATGATGTAATCGTGATGAAAAAAGGAAGAATTGTTGAATCAGCAAATGTTTTTGATTTATTTGATAATCCAAAACATGAATATACAAAGAAACTGTTAAGAACAAGGCCTACCTTATACGGTGAACAACAACCTATTCCCCATCTTGCAGAGGTGGGAAACGAATGA
- the nikE gene encoding nickel import ATP-binding protein NikE, which yields MSLLQVKEVSYSYNSKKLFKWKDQSEKVLHDISFSIEEGTCLGLLGASGAGKSTLGKVILGIQPPQQGKVLFQGYDIYNADKMTQRKVCRDLQVVFQDSYSSVNPRMTAERIISEPLENYEKLTKREQRRRVMELLARVGLSEDDIKKYPHQFSGGQLQRINIARAIALKPKLIVLDESVSSLDMVTQSLILDLLSELKVDFGLSYLFITHDIKAAFSISDKLGVLEKGELIDRYDSKDQFMKSHHPAIKRMRDSILAEHPRYRSLTPKSNKT from the coding sequence ATGAGCTTATTACAAGTAAAAGAAGTAAGTTATAGCTACAATTCTAAGAAACTCTTTAAATGGAAGGATCAATCCGAAAAGGTACTTCATGATATTTCCTTTTCTATTGAAGAAGGAACATGCTTAGGTTTACTTGGTGCAAGTGGAGCTGGTAAAAGCACTTTAGGGAAAGTGATTCTTGGCATACAACCCCCACAGCAAGGAAAGGTTCTGTTTCAAGGATACGATATTTATAATGCAGATAAGATGACTCAACGAAAGGTATGTCGCGACCTACAAGTTGTTTTCCAAGATTCATATTCATCGGTTAATCCTCGAATGACAGCTGAACGTATTATAAGTGAGCCATTAGAGAATTATGAAAAACTCACCAAAAGAGAACAGAGAAGAAGGGTTATGGAGTTATTGGCACGAGTAGGATTAAGTGAAGATGATATAAAAAAATACCCACATCAATTTAGTGGTGGACAATTACAAAGGATTAATATCGCTAGAGCAATAGCACTTAAACCGAAGTTAATCGTCCTAGATGAATCAGTTAGTAGTTTAGATATGGTTACACAAAGTTTAATTTTAGATTTATTAAGCGAATTGAAAGTCGACTTCGGATTATCTTATCTTTTTATTACCCATGATATTAAAGCAGCCTTTTCCATTTCTGATAAGCTTGGTGTGCTTGAAAAAGGAGAACTTATTGATCGATATGATTCAAAGGATCAGTTTATGAAATCTCACCATCCTGCTATAAAACGAATGCGAGACTCTATTCTCGCTGAACATCCACGTTATCGTTCGCTTACCCCGAAGTCAAACAAGACATAG
- the mntA gene encoding type VII toxin-antitoxin system MntA family adenylyltransferase antitoxin: MLTEIVNTLKDTVSPHLIYLFGSTAKGTSHAKSDLDVAFLSPVTLDEYEVFMLAQQLATKVNRDVDLVDLRRASTVFQGQIVATGKIIYSSDEQTRMNYEMKVLKMYAKLGEERKLIIDDIEESGTVFNEE; the protein is encoded by the coding sequence ATGCTAACGGAAATCGTGAATACGTTAAAAGATACGGTATCCCCTCATTTGATTTACTTGTTTGGATCTACAGCTAAAGGAACATCTCATGCAAAAAGTGATCTCGATGTCGCTTTCCTTTCACCTGTCACGTTGGATGAATATGAGGTATTTATGCTCGCTCAGCAGTTGGCCACAAAAGTGAATCGAGACGTTGACTTGGTTGATTTGAGAAGAGCATCGACAGTCTTTCAGGGGCAAATCGTGGCTACAGGTAAAATCATTTATTCTTCAGATGAGCAAACACGCATGAATTATGAAATGAAAGTTCTAAAGATGTACGCCAAATTAGGTGAAGAACGGAAACTGATCATCGATGACATTGAGGAAAGTGGGACGGTGTTTAATGAAGAATGA
- the hepT gene encoding type VII toxin-antitoxin system HepT family RNase toxin, producing MKNDVILNKISIIERCVRRVREEYADNPANLSNFTKQDSIILNLQRACEASIDLAMHIVAEKKLGLPQNSRDAFTFLENEEVISSPLSQKMKAMVGFRNIAVHDYQEVNLVILQKILEDHLIDFMEFTKTTLSY from the coding sequence ATGAAGAATGACGTCATTTTAAACAAAATCAGTATTATTGAACGTTGTGTACGTAGGGTTAGAGAGGAATATGCTGATAATCCAGCTAATCTAAGCAACTTCACAAAACAGGATTCCATTATCCTTAACCTTCAAAGAGCTTGTGAAGCTAGTATCGACCTAGCGATGCATATCGTAGCCGAGAAGAAACTTGGGCTGCCTCAAAACAGCCGTGATGCCTTTACTTTTCTTGAAAATGAAGAGGTCATCTCCTCCCCTCTTAGTCAAAAGATGAAAGCGATGGTAGGATTTCGAAACATTGCCGTTCATGATTACCAGGAAGTCAATCTAGTCATTTTACAGAAGATCCTTGAGGATCATTTAATCGACTTTATGGAGTTTACGAAAACCACTTTATCATACTAG